A segment of the Prochlorococcus sp. RS04 genome:
CACCGCAGGAACTATAAATTCAATAGCAACAATTGAAGATGGTAGCTATCAAGTCAATATAGAAAACGATAATGGTGAAATAACTACTGAAGCAGTGCCTGTTGGTCCTCAACTTATAGTAAAAGCGCAAGACAAAATTAATGTAGGTGACCCTCTTACTAACGATCCCAACGTTGGTGGCTTTGGGCAATTAGATGCTGAGGTTGTACTTCAGAGCCCTTATAGAGTTATTGGATTGATTGCATTCTTCATTGGTGTAGGCTTAACACAAATTCTTTTAGTGTTAAAGAAAAAACAAGTAGAAAAAGTGCAAGCAGCAGAGGGTATCTAACTTTCTCTAAATGCTTATACTTCAAGCTTTTATACAATCTCCAGGAGAAACTTTTTTAAATTTAGGATTTATAACTATTAGATGGTACGGACTTCTTATTTCGTTTTCAGTTTTAATAGGCCTATTTGTCTCTAAAAAACTTGCAAAGGCAAGAAATATTAACCCAGAGTACATTAGTGAAATACTTCCATCATTAATAATCTCTTCAATAATTGGCGCTAGAGCTTATTACGTAATTTTTGAGTGGAGACAATATAGCGGAGAGAACTTTTTTACTTCTTTTGAACTATTCAACAACATCATTCAAATACCTTCTTTTCTTGCAGTTTGGGAAGGAGGCATAGCAATCCATGGAGGTTTAATTGGAGGATTAATATCTATTATCTATTTCTGTAAGTCGAAACAAATTAATTTAAAAACCTTTATAGATATCTTAATACCCTCGATTATTCTTGGACAATCAATAGGAAGGTGGGGAAATTTTTTCAATAATGAAGCCTTTGGAGTTCCTACAAATTTGCCTTGGAAATTATTTATACCTATCCAAAATAGGCCTTTAGAATTTATTAATTATGATTTTTTTCATCCTACATTTCTCTATGAGTCATTGTGGAATCTTTTGATTTTCATCGTCCTTCTTTTTACCTTTAATAAACAAAATAAAACAGATTTTTTCAGGCCTGGCTTTATTAGCTGTCTTTATTTAATAAGTTATAGCTTTGGACGATTCTGGATTGAAGGTTTAAGAACTGACCCACTATGCATTGGTGGACTTCCACCTTTCTGTGATGGCGGTATAAGAATGGCTCAATTTATAAGTATTTTTCTATTTTCTTCTGGATTAATTGGAATATTTTTTTTAAGATTGAGAACATCTAGTGGGAAAAATAGAAAAAATGGATAACAAAATATCCTTTATTGGTGTTGGTCCAGGCGATCCAGAATTATTAACTTTAAAAGCATTAAAAAAGATAAAAATTGCAGATGTCATTATTTGGACTGATTCTCTAATTCCTGAAAAGATTTTAGATTCTGCAAAAGAAGGTTCTGAAAAAATAAAAACGAGTTCACTTAACTTAGAGCAAATCACCTCAATTATGATAGAAAAATTTCAGGCAGGTAAAACTGTTGTAAGGTTGCATGATGGAGACCCTTGCCTTTTTGGAGCAATTAGAGAGCAAATCGAAATTTTAAAAAATGAAAAAATTGAAATCGAGGTTGTTCCTGGAGTAAGTGCTTTTCAAGTTGCTGCAGCATATCATGAAGCTGAGTTAACCATCCCTGACATAACGCAAACAATAATTTTAACTAGAGCAGGAGGTCGAACAGGGATGCCAGAAAAAGAATCTCTGAAAGATCTTGCGAAACACAATTCCTCTATATGTCTATATCTAAGTGCTAGGCATGTGAAAAGGTCTCAAGAAACTTTACTAGAGTTTTACCCTCCAGAGACTAAAGTGATTGTTGGATTTAGAGTATCTTGGGATGATGGTTGGACATCATTAATAGAATTAAAAGATATGGAAAGATTTTCTATTGAGAAAAAACTAATTAGAACAACCATTTACATAATTAGCCCAGCAATTAGTAATTCGCAAAAAAGATCTAATCTTTATAATCCTTCTTATAAGCATCTCTTTAGGAATAAATAATCTTAAAGTTGATAGAAAAATATTAATTACTATAATTAGTAAAAATTTATTTGCTTTGAAAGAAATAAAATCTGTTTCGGAAATCAACAATAAAGGAGGAGATCCCTCTTTAAAAAGAATTGGAAATTTCATTAAAGAGGCTAGGTTAAGTAAAAATCAATCAATTGAAGAATTGGCTTCTGATTTAAAAATTGGAGCTCATCAACTAGAAGCTATAGAGGAAGGTAATGAAGAAAAACTACCTGAAAAAGTATTTATCAAAGCAATGATTAGAAGGATTTCACAGAAGCTAAAACTTGATACAGAATTTTTAATGGATGAATTCAAGACAGAGAGGAAAGAAGTGAAAATTGAAGAAATAGTTGAAGAAGTTTCCAAAAAAAACTATAAAACTAGGCAATCTAAGAATTTTAATCCACTAGGATTCCTAATATTTATTTTAATTTCAGGCTTTCTCGGACTAATCGCCTCTTCCTTAATTTTCAATTTATTTTCAGATTCTTCTCAGAATCAAACTCCAAAACAAGAACTTATTAAGAAAACTAAATAACTTTTAATTCCAAATTCTTTAGTTCTTTTATTACATTGCGGCATAATCCTAAGTTCCATTTTTCAAGAAGAAGATCATGTTTTCTATCTAAAGGTAAAAGTTGAAATGTAAGATTATTTTCCTGCAATTTTATTTGAACTGAGGAGATCACCTTGTCAGGTCTTTGATCAAGAGCAGCTGCTAGTCTCAGGATTAATGACATTTCTAGAACTAATGTTTTATCTTCTTTGGATATTAAATTTTGCCAAGACTCATGTCTTTTCTTGGGTAGAGTCTTTCTATGGTATCTAGCAATTGAAGCAATAATATTTGTTTCTGCTTCAGAATATCCCAACAACTCACAATTTTTTATTAAGTACCAAGAGTGTTTGTGATATGAATCAACATTCACATATTTCCCACAATTATAAAGATTAGAGGCTGCCCAAAGAAGTTCTTTAGCTTTAGGGTCATTACCGCTATGAAAGATATTTTTAGTCTGATCATAGATTTGAAAGGCAATATCAATAACTTTCTCAGCTCTTGTATTATCTACTCCAAACTTTCTGGCCTGATGAATTATGGTTGTTTTTCTAATATTGCCTTGAATATTTAACTCATTTTTAATTATCCCTTTACGTAGCATCCAATCCACAACCAAACCCTCTCGAAGCGCCCTCTCACTTATTATTAATTCATCAAAGTTCAACATCTCCATTGCGGTGTTTAATATCAATGCTCCTGGAATAATTATTTCTGCTCTTCTCTCACTTAATGAAGGTATTTTCTTGATTTCCGAAACTGGCAATTTAATTAGTTTTTCCAATACATTTTGTAAATTTTCCCTTTTAAATTTATAACCATGCAACTTTTGTTTAGATTCTCCCAAATCATCTGCAATCAAATTTCCTAATGAGGTTGCAGTGCCACTGGTTGCAATCATAGATAAATGCTTATCTCCCTTAGATCTACTCTTTATTTTTCGAACAGATGGTTCTAAAGATCCTTTAATAAAAGTTGTTAAAAAACTCGATCTTTCTGAAGTTATAGAGCCTTTATTTAAAAAATCATTTTTAAGTCTTACCGCACCAATTCTCGAAGTGGTAAGAGCTATAGCATCTTTTTTATCTGCAAGTATTAATTCTGTAGATCCTCCTCCAATATCTATGATTACAAAAGACTGATCTTCAAAAGACATACCAGAAAGAACACCAAGGTAAATTAATCTGGCTTCCTCAGATCCACTTATCATTTCTATTTGAATATCAGTTTCATCAAGAACTCTTCTAATAAAATCTTGACCGTTTGGAGCTTCCCTAACTGCACTTGTTGCTGCTGTTACTATTTGTTTTACTCCATTACTTTTACAATATTCCTTAAATCGCTTAAGAGTAACTAATGCCCTTTGGATTGATTCTTCAGTAAGATTACCCTCCTCATCTCTTTCTCCAAGACGAGTGGTTGATTTATCCGTAAATTTTATTGAAAATGATTTTAATTCTAGATTAATTTCTGCTACCAAGAGATGTGTAGAGTTAGTTCCAATATCAATAGAAGCTACTAAAATTTGCTTTTCTTGAAAATATCTTAAATCTTGTTTCAGTATCATTTCTCTTTATAAGACGAAGATATCTTTAATCCATTAATAAATATACCCAACATTGATTATTAAATAATAGAAATCATTTAATCCTAGTAAGATTATTTAAAGTTATGAAATATACAATAGGTAATATGCAAAATAAAAATCGACAAATTAAATTAAGTACTTTTTTTGAATTATTAAGGTGGAATAAGCCGACTGGAAGAATGATCTTACTTATTCCTGCTGGATGGAGTTTATATTTAACCCCAGATGCTAATCCAACATTTTTAATGTTGCTCAGAATAATACTGGGAGGACTACTAGTAAGTGGATTAGGCTGCGTGGTAAATGATATTTGGGACAAAAAAATTGACCAAAGAGTTGTTAGGACAAAAAATAGACCTTTAGCTGCAAATAAAATCGGTCTTAAAACAGCTTATTCAATTCTTTTGTTTTTAATTTTATGTAGCTTCTTTCTAACTTTGTCATTACCTCAGCCTGGAAGAAACCTTTCAATTTCACTTGCTTTTTTAGCTTTACCTATCATTTTAATTTATCCTTCTGCCAAAAGATGGTTTAAATATCCTCAATTAATCTTATCCATATGCTGGGGTTTTGCTGTCTTAATTCCCTGGGCCGCAAATGAAGGCAATTTAAACAGTATTGTTTTATTATTTTGCTGGCTAGCTACCATTTTTTGGACTTTTGGCTTTGACACGATTTATGCTTTAGCAGATAAAAAATATGATATCAAAATTGGAATTAATAGTTCCGCTGTTAACCTCCAGAACAATACAAGAATAACCATTCAAATTTGTTATTTTTTAACTTCTTTTTTTCTCGCAATATGCGGATTTATTAATCAAATGGATTTTATTTTTTGGCCAATTTGGCTTGCAACGTCAATCTTAATGCAGAGAGATATACTAAAAGTATTTCCTGAGGAAAAGCAATCAATAAAAAATATTGGCAATCACTTCAAAAATCAATCAATTTATGGAGGCGTCATTTTATTAGGAATTTTTATTGCCTCATAAATTCTAAATATGGTTTTTAGATTAAAAAAAGGGGATTTAATAGATATTTTAGCTCCAGGCTCTTTTATTGATGAAGACGAAAATTTTCAAAAAGGCATAGAAATCTTAAAAAACTGGGGTTTGGAAATTAATGAAAATAATTCTCTATCAAAAAAATTTGGTTATTTTGCAGGTGATGATCTAACTAGATTTGAAGAACTTGAAAAAGCACAAAATAGTAAGCTAATCATTTTTGCAAAAGGAGGCTGGGGTTCAGCAAGACTTTTAGAAAAAGAACCTTCTTGGCAGCATGGTTTAATGCTTGGATTCTCAGATACATGTTCTTTATTACTATCTAAATATTCTCAAGGATTTATAGGTTCTATCCATGGCCCCATGCTTACTAGCCTTTTCAAAGAACCAGAGTGGAGTCTTGAGAGATTAAGAAATTTACTTTTTGAGGGATATGTTGAGGACATAATAGGAATCCCTTTAAGAGGTGGGGAAGCTAAAGGAGAGATAATAGTTTCTAACTTAACTATTGCTACTTTTTTAATTGGTACTAATCACTTTCCAGATTGCAAAGGGAAAATAATAATTTTTGAAGACATTAATGAAGATATTTATAAAATTGATCGCATGTTGACTTACCTTAGGATGACTAAAACAATTTCTGAAATTGCGGGTATTGGATTCGGAAGTTTTTCTAATGATTCCTGCGACCTTGAATGGAAAGATTTACTAAAAAACTGCATTATTGAAAGACTTCAAGAGTTTGATTTTCCT
Coding sequences within it:
- a CDS encoding helix-turn-helix domain-containing protein gives rise to the protein MKEIKSVSEINNKGGDPSLKRIGNFIKEARLSKNQSIEELASDLKIGAHQLEAIEEGNEEKLPEKVFIKAMIRRISQKLKLDTEFLMDEFKTERKEVKIEEIVEEVSKKNYKTRQSKNFNPLGFLIFILISGFLGLIASSLIFNLFSDSSQNQTPKQELIKKTK
- the lgt gene encoding prolipoprotein diacylglyceryl transferase, which gives rise to MLILQAFIQSPGETFLNLGFITIRWYGLLISFSVLIGLFVSKKLAKARNINPEYISEILPSLIISSIIGARAYYVIFEWRQYSGENFFTSFELFNNIIQIPSFLAVWEGGIAIHGGLIGGLISIIYFCKSKQINLKTFIDILIPSIILGQSIGRWGNFFNNEAFGVPTNLPWKLFIPIQNRPLEFINYDFFHPTFLYESLWNLLIFIVLLFTFNKQNKTDFFRPGFISCLYLISYSFGRFWIEGLRTDPLCIGGLPPFCDGGIRMAQFISIFLFSSGLIGIFFLRLRTSSGKNRKNG
- a CDS encoding 4-hydroxybenzoate polyprenyltransferase, yielding MQNKNRQIKLSTFFELLRWNKPTGRMILLIPAGWSLYLTPDANPTFLMLLRIILGGLLVSGLGCVVNDIWDKKIDQRVVRTKNRPLAANKIGLKTAYSILLFLILCSFFLTLSLPQPGRNLSISLAFLALPIILIYPSAKRWFKYPQLILSICWGFAVLIPWAANEGNLNSIVLLFCWLATIFWTFGFDTIYALADKKYDIKIGINSSAVNLQNNTRITIQICYFLTSFFLAICGFINQMDFIFWPIWLATSILMQRDILKVFPEEKQSIKNIGNHFKNQSIYGGVILLGIFIAS
- the cobM gene encoding precorrin-4 C(11)-methyltransferase, whose translation is MDNKISFIGVGPGDPELLTLKALKKIKIADVIIWTDSLIPEKILDSAKEGSEKIKTSSLNLEQITSIMIEKFQAGKTVVRLHDGDPCLFGAIREQIEILKNEKIEIEVVPGVSAFQVAAAYHEAELTIPDITQTIILTRAGGRTGMPEKESLKDLAKHNSSICLYLSARHVKRSQETLLEFYPPETKVIVGFRVSWDDGWTSLIELKDMERFSIEKKLIRTTIYIISPAISNSQKRSNLYNPSYKHLFRNK
- a CDS encoding Ppx/GppA phosphatase family protein, which codes for MILKQDLRYFQEKQILVASIDIGTNSTHLLVAEINLELKSFSIKFTDKSTTRLGERDEEGNLTEESIQRALVTLKRFKEYCKSNGVKQIVTAATSAVREAPNGQDFIRRVLDETDIQIEMISGSEEARLIYLGVLSGMSFEDQSFVIIDIGGGSTELILADKKDAIALTTSRIGAVRLKNDFLNKGSITSERSSFLTTFIKGSLEPSVRKIKSRSKGDKHLSMIATSGTATSLGNLIADDLGESKQKLHGYKFKRENLQNVLEKLIKLPVSEIKKIPSLSERRAEIIIPGALILNTAMEMLNFDELIISERALREGLVVDWMLRKGIIKNELNIQGNIRKTTIIHQARKFGVDNTRAEKVIDIAFQIYDQTKNIFHSGNDPKAKELLWAASNLYNCGKYVNVDSYHKHSWYLIKNCELLGYSEAETNIIASIARYHRKTLPKKRHESWQNLISKEDKTLVLEMSLILRLAAALDQRPDKVISSVQIKLQENNLTFQLLPLDRKHDLLLEKWNLGLCRNVIKELKNLELKVI
- a CDS encoding LD-carboxypeptidase, which encodes MVFRLKKGDLIDILAPGSFIDEDENFQKGIEILKNWGLEINENNSLSKKFGYFAGDDLTRFEELEKAQNSKLIIFAKGGWGSARLLEKEPSWQHGLMLGFSDTCSLLLSKYSQGFIGSIHGPMLTSLFKEPEWSLERLRNLLFEGYVEDIIGIPLRGGEAKGEIIVSNLTIATFLIGTNHFPDCKGKIIIFEDINEDIYKIDRMLTYLRMTKTISEIAGIGFGSFSNDSCDLEWKDLLKNCIIERLQEFDFPILFDLPIGHISGNACIPLGYEATLNGDNGILSIDKPF